The sequence CAACAGTCCCGCCTCCATGTTCGGGCACACCCTGATCCGCATCGACGGCAGCAGCAAGAGCAGCCTCATCTCCTACGCGGTGAACTACGCGGCCGACGCCAACGACACGAACGGCTTTCTCTACGCCTTCAAGGGGCTCTCCGGCTTCTACAAGGGGTACTATTCCCTCCTTCCCTACTACGAGAAGGTGAAGGAGTACGCCGACCTCGAGCACCGCGACATGTGGGAGTACCGGCTTAAGCTCTCAAGGGAGGAGGTGGAGCGCCTGCTCCTGCATGCCCTGGAGCTGCAGCGCATCTCCTCGGACTACTATTTCCTCGACGAGAACTGCTCTTACAACCTCCTGTTCCTGCTCGAGGCGGCGCGCCCGACGCTGCACCTGTCGGACCAAACCGGCGTCTTCGTGCTGCCGACCAACACCATCGACATCGCAAGGCAAAGCGGCATCCTCGAGGACGCGGTCTACCGCCCCTCGCAGGGAAGGCGCATCGCGCAGATCGCCTCGCTGCTTGACGAACAAGGGCAGCAGGCGGCCCTCGAGCTCGCCCGGGGGAAACGGGAGGCGAAGAGCCTGCGGGCCGGCGATGCCGGCGACGAGCAAAGGCGGGAGATCCTTGACTTGGGGGCGGAACTCATCCAGTTGCGCCTGTCCAGAAAGGAACTCGAGCAGCAGGATTACAACCGGCTCTACCTGAAGATCCTTGCGGAGCGGAGCGCACTTGGCAAGGGAGAGGCCGCCTACGACATCGCCCCCCCTCCCCCTCCCGACGCCGGGCATCGCACCAGCGCGGTCGGCATCGGCGGCGGGGTGCGCCGCGGCGACGGTTATGCAGCTCTTCACCTGCAACCGGCCTTCCACAGTCTCCTCGACCCGGACCAGGGGTACCTTGCCGGGGCGCAAATCAAGTTCTTCGACACACTCGTCGACTACGTACCGGAGCAGGAACGCCTGAGGCTGCGCACCATGCACCTGCTCGACATCCTCTCCGCCGCCCCCAGGGACCGCTTCTTCAGGCCCTTCTCCTGGAAAATCGCAGCGGGATGGGACACCGAGGTGATGGAGGACGGGCGGGATTCCCTGATCTTCCGGCTGAACAGCGGCGGCGGGCTTGCACGCAGGTCCCCCTTCGGCGGCATCCTGTACGCCTTCGCGGAGGCGGACGTAAACGCGGGGAAAAGGCTGCGCGGGTCGGTTGCGGCGGCCCCTGGCGTGTCGCTTGGGGCGCTCGAACAGGTGCGCGACTGGTGGAAGGTTCAGCTTCTGGGTGAGGCCTTCTTCTACGTGGTCGGGGACGACCGCGTATCGCTCAAAGCAAGTCTCGCGCAAAACTTCAGACTGGCACAGCACCAAAGCCTTGCATTCGTACTGAGTTACGGCGATGTCTCCGGGCACGCAGTCCCAGAAGCAAGAGTTCTCCTTAACTGCTACTTCTGAGGTAACTTCTCTTTTAGTGATTCAACTCACAGGGATTCACCGCAAGTACATAGCCATTTTATTGACATCGGAGAGGGCAATGTGCATAATTTTCAAAACACATACATAACTGCAAGATAGACGATAATACTCAACCATCCGCGAGGATGGGGCGGAAAGCCTATTGGGTCTCCCTGAGACAGCCGGGTTGCCGAAATATCACTGGATATTCTGCCCCGGCTTTTTTGCGTTCCGCGGCGGAGCTGACTGGAGTGCAGGCCCAGGGGAGATTATCGTCATGCGTTGCACCCTCTTCAGCCCCGTCGTGGTTTTCCGCTCGCTCATCGTGACGCGCCAGATAAGCGGCGTACCACTGAAAAACTGCGGCTGCTATATAAATCTAAGCCTCGCCCTGCAGCAGGGGGTGCACCTGCGCCACCGCGCCGGCTGCGCCTTCTTCCTGCAACACCCTCAGGCGCACATGGAGGGGAAGGCATGCTAGAAGAACCCAACCTCTCCACCCAGTTCCTCTACGAGGCCCTGAGCCGTGGGAAGCGGGAATGGGAACTCACCTTCGACGCGGTTCCCGACCTCATCTTCATAACCGACACCCGGCACACCATCACCCGCGTCAACCGCGCCATGGCGGAACGTGTCGGGATGCATCCCTCCGAGCTCCCCGGCCGCAAATGCTACGAGATCTTCCACGGGCTCATGGCATCCCCCGACACCTGTCCTTTCCTGCGGCTCATGAAAGACGGCGACGCCCCGAACGTTGAGATCGAGGAAAAGCATCTGGGCGGCTTCTTTGAGATATCCGTCTCTCCCCTTTACAACGAGGTCGGCGAGCTTGCCGCCTGCGTGCACGTAGCCCGCGACATCACCGAACGCAAGAAGGCCGAGGAATATCGACTTGCACTGGAACAACAGCTGCAGCAAACGCAAAAGCTCGAAAGCCTCGGTGTCCTTACCGGCGGCATCGCGCACGATTTCAACAACATCCTGACCATCATCCT is a genomic window of Geomonas ferrireducens containing:
- a CDS encoding Lnb N-terminal periplasmic domain-containing protein, which codes for MIRSLLRHAFLAFAFVTCTAAASVAEDAGNYPEQLIRSARETHLAEQRGWHILLHYKKRLTGGTISRISDPAFFLSRSGRTDPEAELEATIGAFFTPSAPDGEHPICRFPARLAWLSEQLQIDPARLPAAACSEQKEQLRTIDARSAVLVFPVGHINSPASMFGHTLIRIDGSSKSSLISYAVNYAADANDTNGFLYAFKGLSGFYKGYYSLLPYYEKVKEYADLEHRDMWEYRLKLSREEVERLLLHALELQRISSDYYFLDENCSYNLLFLLEAARPTLHLSDQTGVFVLPTNTIDIARQSGILEDAVYRPSQGRRIAQIASLLDEQGQQAALELARGKREAKSLRAGDAGDEQRREILDLGAELIQLRLSRKELEQQDYNRLYLKILAERSALGKGEAAYDIAPPPPPDAGHRTSAVGIGGGVRRGDGYAALHLQPAFHSLLDPDQGYLAGAQIKFFDTLVDYVPEQERLRLRTMHLLDILSAAPRDRFFRPFSWKIAAGWDTEVMEDGRDSLIFRLNSGGGLARRSPFGGILYAFAEADVNAGKRLRGSVAAAPGVSLGALEQVRDWWKVQLLGEAFFYVVGDDRVSLKASLAQNFRLAQHQSLAFVLSYGDVSGHAVPEARVLLNCYF